GTTTGATAAAGATCCATTGATTCGTTTAAGAAAAATTTTGGAAGATAAGAAACTTTGGTCAGAAGATCAAGAAGATAAGTTGGTTGATGAATATAAAGCTTCATTTAAGGAAGCAATCAAGGAAGCCGATTCAGCTCCCGAAGATAAGGTTTCAGATATGTTGAAACGTACATTTGAAATTCCAACTCCAGAAATGAAAAAAGAAATCGCTAAATTTGAAGCAAAGGAGTCGAAGTAAAAATGGCTAAGAAAACTTATATTCAAGCAATTACCGACGCCTTAGACATCGTTCTTGAAGATGATCCAAAAACTTTGATCTTTGGTGAAGATGTTGGTAAAAATGGTGGTGTTTTCAGAACCACACAAGGACTTCAAGAAAAATATGGTGAAGATCGTGTTTTCGATACACCATTGGCTGAATCAGGTATTTTAGGATTGGCAACTGGCTTAGGTTTAACTGGTTGGCGTCCAATTCCCGAAATTCAATTCATGGGCTTCTCTTTTGAAGCAATTGATCAAATTGCTGGACAAGAGGCAAGAATGCGCTTTCGTTTTGATGGTACTAAGACCGCTCCAGTTACAATCAGAACTCCTTATGGTGGTGGTACTCATACTGCCGAAATGCATGCTGATAATTTGGAGAACTTCTTTACAGGGGTTCCTGGATTACGTGTCGTTATGCCAAGTAATCCATATGATGCTAAAGGACTTTTAATTTCGTCAGTTGAAAATAATGATCCTGTTATGTTCTTGGAAAATTTGAAGTTGTATCGTTCGAT
This sequence is a window from Companilactobacillus alimentarius DSM 20249. Protein-coding genes within it:
- a CDS encoding alpha-ketoacid dehydrogenase subunit beta codes for the protein MAKKTYIQAITDALDIVLEDDPKTLIFGEDVGKNGGVFRTTQGLQEKYGEDRVFDTPLAESGILGLATGLGLTGWRPIPEIQFMGFSFEAIDQIAGQEARMRFRFDGTKTAPVTIRTPYGGGTHTAEMHADNLENFFTGVPGLRVVMPSNPYDAKGLLISSVENNDPVMFLENLKLYRSMKDDIPDGKYTVPLDKAKVAREGNDITIVAYGAEVNEALKVADSLAEKNISVEVIDLRTVSPIDSETIFKSIEKTHKVVIVQEAQKMAGVGAQVASAIAEDAVLSLDAPIGRVAAPNSVYPFALGEDIWIPRAKEIEEKVNEILNY